In Streptomyces sp. NBC_00448, the following are encoded in one genomic region:
- a CDS encoding response regulator transcription factor produces MPSTSSAATRSTHPAAPATHTAPASAPAGDLARPDGSPVRVLVVDDEAPLADLLSMALRYEGWQVRTEGDGASALRSARENRPDAVVLDVMLPDMDGLEVLARLRRQTPDVPVLFLTAKDAVEDRIAGLTAGGDDYVTKPFSLEEVVARLRGLLRRSGAAAVRNESVLAVGDLVLNEDSHEVSRGGDNIHLTATEFELLRYLMRNPRRVLSKAQILDRVWSYDFGGQANVVELYISYLRRKIDAGRSPMIHTRRGAGYLIKPGEPV; encoded by the coding sequence ATGCCTTCCACTTCATCGGCGGCCACCCGCTCCACCCACCCCGCCGCCCCCGCGACCCACACCGCCCCCGCGTCCGCCCCGGCCGGCGACCTCGCCCGCCCGGACGGCTCCCCGGTCCGCGTCCTCGTGGTGGACGACGAGGCCCCGCTCGCCGACCTGCTCTCGATGGCCCTGCGCTACGAGGGCTGGCAGGTCCGTACCGAGGGTGACGGTGCGAGCGCGCTGCGTTCCGCCCGCGAGAACCGCCCCGACGCGGTGGTGCTCGACGTGATGCTCCCGGACATGGACGGGCTCGAAGTGCTCGCCCGGCTGCGCCGCCAGACCCCCGACGTGCCCGTACTCTTCCTCACCGCGAAGGACGCGGTCGAGGACCGGATCGCCGGGCTCACCGCCGGCGGCGACGACTACGTGACCAAGCCGTTCAGCCTGGAGGAGGTCGTCGCCCGCCTGCGCGGACTGCTGCGTCGCTCCGGCGCCGCCGCCGTCCGCAACGAGTCCGTGCTCGCCGTCGGCGACCTCGTCCTGAACGAGGACAGCCACGAGGTCAGCCGCGGCGGCGACAACATCCACCTCACGGCGACCGAGTTCGAGCTGCTCCGCTACCTCATGCGCAACCCGCGCCGGGTGCTGAGCAAGGCGCAGATCCTGGACCGGGTCTGGTCGTACGACTTCGGCGGCCAGGCCAACGTCGTCGAGCTGTACATCTCCTACCTGCGCCGCAAGATCGACGCCGGCCGCTCGCCGATGATCCACACCCGGCGCGGCGCCGGCTACCTCATCAAGCCCGGCGAACCGGTGTGA
- a CDS encoding serine/threonine-protein kinase, which produces MERIGGYSVVRRLGEGGMGVVWLARSRGGRLVAVKVARSELAADAVFRERFRAEVAAARSVGGFHTAQVVDADPDAEAPWLATAYVPGPTLARLVAEQGPMDEARLRGLGAALAEALQAIHRCGLVHRDLKPANIVMAEDGPRVLDFGIARAVENTRLTVTGTAFGTPGFLAPEQAEGREVGPAADVFALGAVLVAAAGGSAFGGGTPVALMYRSVHQEADLSAVPERLRPIVAACLDKEPARRPDTDRLLDWLDPVDPSDPAEVADTADPADAAPSAAATDAGTGTAPGAAAASVPPVPPMPGYAPAPPVPSAPLPPSPYAPPSPYAPAAGYGYAAPPPFPAAVPTPASAPGTGYGGPPVDQVPPDAPEFLAMDRKNAVVADADGISLGVNGRVAEFPWPSINTAWCERATGRGHVLLVAVALNDGSIHSCEVRTRDQAELTAWLAHFTALTAYYEPAD; this is translated from the coding sequence TTGGAACGCATTGGTGGGTACAGCGTGGTGCGGCGGCTCGGCGAGGGCGGCATGGGGGTGGTGTGGCTGGCCAGGTCGCGCGGCGGGCGGCTGGTGGCGGTGAAGGTAGCCCGGTCGGAGCTGGCGGCGGACGCGGTGTTCCGGGAGCGGTTCCGGGCGGAGGTGGCGGCGGCGCGCAGCGTCGGGGGGTTCCACACCGCGCAGGTGGTGGACGCGGACCCGGACGCGGAGGCGCCGTGGCTGGCGACCGCGTACGTACCGGGGCCGACGCTCGCGCGGTTGGTGGCGGAGCAGGGGCCGATGGACGAGGCGCGGCTGCGCGGGCTGGGGGCGGCGCTCGCCGAGGCGTTGCAGGCGATCCACCGCTGCGGGCTGGTGCACCGGGACCTGAAGCCGGCGAACATCGTGATGGCCGAGGACGGGCCGCGAGTGCTGGACTTCGGCATCGCGCGGGCGGTGGAGAACACCCGGCTGACGGTGACGGGCACGGCGTTCGGCACCCCCGGGTTCCTCGCGCCCGAGCAGGCGGAGGGGCGCGAAGTCGGGCCTGCCGCCGATGTGTTCGCGCTCGGCGCGGTGCTGGTCGCGGCCGCGGGCGGCTCCGCGTTCGGCGGCGGCACCCCGGTCGCGCTGATGTACCGCTCGGTGCACCAGGAGGCCGATCTCAGCGCGGTGCCCGAGCGGTTGCGGCCGATCGTGGCGGCCTGCCTGGACAAGGAGCCGGCACGCAGGCCGGATACGGACCGGCTGCTGGACTGGCTCGACCCGGTGGACCCCTCGGACCCGGCGGAGGTGGCTGACACGGCGGACCCGGCTGACGCGGCGCCGAGCGCGGCCGCCACGGACGCAGGTACGGGTACGGCCCCGGGCGCGGCCGCCGCATCCGTCCCGCCGGTTCCCCCGATGCCCGGCTACGCCCCCGCGCCTCCGGTGCCCTCCGCCCCGCTGCCGCCCTCGCCCTACGCCCCGCCCTCGCCGTACGCCCCCGCGGCCGGCTACGGCTATGCCGCACCGCCGCCGTTCCCCGCCGCCGTGCCCACGCCCGCCTCGGCTCCCGGCACCGGGTACGGCGGGCCGCCCGTGGACCAAGTCCCGCCCGACGCACCCGAGTTCCTCGCCATGGACCGTAAGAACGCGGTCGTCGCCGACGCCGACGGGATCTCCCTCGGGGTCAACGGCCGCGTCGCGGAGTTCCCTTGGCCGTCGATCAACACCGCCTGGTGCGAACGGGCCACCGGGCGCGGCCATGTGCTGCTGGTGGCCGTGGCGCTGAACGACGGAAGCATCCACTCCTGCGAGGTCCGTACCCGCGACCAGGCCGAACTCACCGCGTGGCTGGCCCACTTCACGGCGCTGACGGCGTACTACGAGCCGGCGGACTGA
- a CDS encoding class I SAM-dependent methyltransferase: protein MQGGVGLTAYLVNESRARRPDLALDGPAAAWIPEGERPGVKALWQEFADAVYPHDDLVVSLRGRFIADTLAEALRADPDTVLVVCGAGFSSYPWLLRFPVAVEVDLPHMAEAKRLRAAELTADGTLPVRDVRHIGADLAVPADRAAVAEQVRAVAAGRPVAYVVEGVVFYLPPADARAVVTLGAEFGTTAVTAVSYWPAAASGSVVLAEQRAWFRSRSVPEEASHHTHAELAALLGAPLDDQGPEDLQRRYLDRVVVPESALIPEYVAVSWGTPGTRGAIGAAGPSGAVA from the coding sequence ATGCAGGGTGGAGTCGGACTGACGGCATATCTCGTCAACGAGTCGCGGGCCCGCCGGCCCGACCTCGCCCTGGACGGGCCGGCGGCCGCGTGGATTCCCGAGGGGGAACGGCCGGGCGTCAAGGCGCTGTGGCAGGAGTTCGCCGACGCCGTCTACCCGCACGACGACCTGGTGGTCTCGCTCCGCGGCCGGTTCATCGCGGACACCCTCGCCGAGGCGCTGCGGGCCGACCCGGACACGGTGCTGGTGGTGTGCGGCGCGGGCTTCTCGTCGTACCCCTGGCTGCTGCGCTTCCCGGTCGCGGTCGAGGTGGACCTGCCGCACATGGCCGAGGCGAAGCGGCTGCGCGCGGCCGAGCTGACCGCGGACGGGACGCTGCCGGTGCGCGACGTGCGGCACATCGGTGCCGACCTGGCCGTGCCCGCGGACCGCGCCGCGGTGGCGGAGCAGGTGCGGGCGGTCGCGGCCGGGCGGCCGGTCGCGTACGTCGTCGAGGGCGTCGTCTTCTACCTGCCGCCCGCCGACGCGCGTGCGGTGGTGACGCTCGGCGCGGAGTTCGGCACGACCGCCGTCACCGCGGTGAGCTACTGGCCGGCGGCGGCCTCGGGCAGCGTGGTGCTGGCCGAGCAGCGCGCCTGGTTCCGCAGCAGGTCCGTCCCGGAGGAGGCGAGCCACCACACGCACGCCGAGCTGGCCGCGCTGCTGGGCGCGCCCTTGGACGACCAGGGCCCGGAGGATCTGCAACGGCGTTACCTGGACCGGGTGGTGGTGCCCGAGTCCGCCCTCATCCCGGAGTACGTGGCCGTGTCCTGGGGCACCCCGGGCACGCGCGGAGCGATCGGCGCGGCGGGGCCGTCAGGAGCGGTCGCGTGA
- a CDS encoding ArnT family glycosyltransferase, with protein MTSPSDAHALDGVAGLPGPAPGPVAAPGGPPHAIDGPPADGPAADGPVTAQPARSTGRLLHRTWRGRPEDPTWARPAFLALLAATLVLYLYDLGASGYANSFYSAAVQAGSQSWKAFFFGSSDAANSITVDKPPAALWPMGLSVRLFGLGSWQILVPEALMGVATVGVLYAAVRRRFGPGAGLTAGAVLALTPVAALMFRFNNPDALLALLMVTAIYCVLRAIEDARTKWLLLAGAVFGFAFLTKTLQAWLILPPLAVVYAVCAPTPLRRRLLQLLYAGGAMVLAGGWWVAIVELWPKSSRPYIGGSQDNSFLSLTFGYNGFGRITGDETGSVGGGGGGGAGNGGGMWGATGIGRLFNSEMGGQISWLLPAAFVMLIAGVWITRKARRTSATRAAFLLWGGALLMTFATFSYMSGIFHQYYNIALAPYIAALVGMGASLLWQRRTHIAAASVLAVTVAGTSVWAYTLLHRSPDWHPWLRTALVVAGAVAALALLAGALPGMATARAGARLTVLSAVVGIAAVLCGPVAYTLDTVSTGHQGSIVTAGPSVQGGMGGFPGGGGGGRGGMGRMGGTPPTGPLPGGGTGGTGGTGGTGGTGGTGGTGGTGGTGGFGQGQAPGQGQGQGQAPGQGQSQGGQGQTPGQGGSQGQLPGQGTNGFPGGITGESRFGGGNGRGGGGGMGGLLDGAQVSSAMKSLLLKNAGDYTWVAAAIGSQNQASYQLATQKPVMSIGGFNGSDPSPTLAQFEKYVAQGRIHYFIGGGGMGGGSMGGSNASSAISSWVESHFTAKTVGSTTVYDLTAPK; from the coding sequence ATGACCTCCCCGAGCGACGCACACGCGCTGGACGGCGTGGCCGGCCTGCCCGGTCCCGCACCCGGTCCTGTCGCCGCCCCCGGCGGCCCGCCTCACGCCATCGACGGACCCCCGGCCGACGGTCCGGCCGCCGACGGTCCGGTCACCGCGCAGCCGGCCCGCTCCACCGGCCGCCTGCTGCACCGCACTTGGCGCGGCCGCCCGGAGGACCCGACCTGGGCCCGCCCGGCCTTCCTCGCCCTGCTGGCCGCCACCCTGGTGCTCTACCTCTACGACCTGGGCGCCTCCGGATACGCCAACTCCTTCTACTCCGCCGCCGTCCAGGCGGGCAGCCAGAGCTGGAAGGCGTTCTTCTTCGGCTCCTCCGACGCGGCGAACTCGATCACCGTCGACAAGCCCCCCGCCGCGCTGTGGCCGATGGGCCTGTCGGTACGGCTGTTCGGCCTCGGCTCGTGGCAGATCCTCGTCCCCGAGGCGCTGATGGGCGTGGCCACCGTCGGCGTCCTGTACGCGGCGGTACGGCGGCGGTTCGGGCCCGGCGCGGGCCTGACCGCGGGCGCGGTGCTCGCGCTCACCCCGGTCGCCGCGCTGATGTTCCGCTTCAACAACCCTGACGCGCTGCTCGCGTTGCTCATGGTCACGGCGATCTACTGCGTGCTGCGCGCCATCGAGGACGCCCGTACCAAGTGGCTGCTGCTGGCCGGCGCCGTCTTCGGCTTCGCCTTCCTCACCAAGACCCTCCAGGCGTGGCTGATCCTGCCGCCGCTCGCCGTGGTCTACGCGGTCTGCGCGCCCACCCCGCTGCGCCGGCGCCTGCTCCAACTGCTGTACGCCGGGGGTGCGATGGTGCTCGCGGGCGGCTGGTGGGTGGCGATCGTCGAGCTGTGGCCGAAGTCCTCGCGGCCGTACATCGGCGGCTCCCAGGACAACAGCTTCCTGTCGCTGACCTTCGGGTACAACGGCTTCGGCCGGATCACCGGCGACGAGACCGGCAGCGTCGGCGGCGGCGGGGGAGGCGGCGCCGGCAACGGCGGCGGCATGTGGGGCGCGACCGGGATCGGCCGGCTCTTCAACTCCGAGATGGGCGGGCAGATCTCCTGGCTGCTGCCGGCCGCGTTCGTGATGCTGATCGCGGGGGTGTGGATCACCCGGAAGGCCCGCCGCACCTCGGCGACCCGGGCGGCGTTCCTGCTCTGGGGCGGCGCGCTGCTGATGACCTTCGCGACGTTCAGCTACATGTCCGGCATCTTCCACCAGTACTACAACATCGCGCTCGCGCCGTACATCGCGGCGCTGGTCGGGATGGGCGCCTCACTGCTGTGGCAGCGGCGGACCCACATCGCGGCCGCCTCGGTCCTGGCGGTCACGGTCGCGGGCACGTCCGTGTGGGCGTACACCCTGCTGCACCGCAGCCCCGACTGGCACCCGTGGCTGCGTACCGCGCTGGTCGTGGCCGGAGCGGTGGCCGCGCTGGCGCTGCTCGCGGGCGCGCTCCCGGGGATGGCCACCGCGCGGGCCGGCGCCCGGTTGACGGTGCTGTCGGCCGTGGTCGGTATCGCCGCGGTCCTGTGCGGACCGGTGGCGTACACCCTCGACACCGTGAGCACCGGGCACCAGGGGTCCATCGTGACCGCGGGGCCCTCCGTGCAGGGCGGCATGGGCGGGTTCCCCGGCGGGGGCGGCGGCGGCCGTGGCGGCATGGGCCGGATGGGCGGCACCCCGCCGACCGGCCCGCTCCCCGGCGGCGGTACGGGCGGTACGGGCGGTACGGGCGGTACGGGCGGTACGGGCGGTACGGGCGGTACGGGCGGCACCGGCGGAACCGGTGGGTTCGGCCAGGGTCAGGCGCCCGGTCAGGGCCAGGGTCAGGGCCAGGCGCCCGGCCAGGGGCAGAGCCAGGGCGGCCAGGGCCAGACACCCGGACAGGGCGGGTCCCAGGGCCAGTTGCCCGGGCAGGGCACGAACGGCTTCCCGGGCGGCATTACCGGCGAGTCCCGCTTCGGCGGCGGGAACGGCCGGGGCGGCGGAGGCGGCATGGGCGGCCTGCTCGACGGCGCCCAGGTCAGCTCCGCCATGAAGTCCCTGCTGCTGAAGAACGCCGGCGACTACACCTGGGTCGCGGCCGCCATCGGCTCGCAGAACCAGGCGAGCTACCAACTGGCCACCCAGAAGCCGGTGATGTCCATCGGCGGCTTCAACGGCTCCGACCCGTCACCCACCCTCGCCCAGTTCGAGAAGTACGTGGCCCAGGGCCGTATCCACTACTTCATCGGCGGCGGCGGCATGGGCGGTGGCTCGATGGGCGGCAGCAACGCGTCCTCCGCCATCAGCTCGTGGGTCGAGTCCCACTTCACCGCCAAGACCGTGGGCAGCACGACCGTCTACGACCTCACGGCGCCGAAGTAG
- the hemC gene encoding hydroxymethylbilane synthase: MHTFPADRTLRIGTRSSPMALAQANLVTDLLRKEQPGLQVELVPVTTEADRWHGDLSKLGGKGLFVKQIDVMLQRGEVDLAVHCVKDVPGDTPLPEGLVFAAHLPRDDVRDVLLFPEGSALRTLDDLPAGATVATSAVRRKAQLHRLRPDLEVVRVRGAVGTRIDTLDGRKQSGSQPDAMILASSGLARLELTHRGRQVFTVQEILPAVGSGALGLECRHDDGPTAGLLSRLDHERTTAEITAERAMLHDLRGHCNSPIAGHCTTAPDGALTLRGMVFSADGSTSVHTHLTAGATDTPATLGARAAADLLQQGGAEIILAIPH; this comes from the coding sequence ATGCACACCTTCCCGGCCGACCGGACCTTGCGGATCGGCACCCGTAGTTCACCGATGGCGCTGGCCCAGGCCAACCTCGTGACCGACCTCCTGCGCAAGGAACAGCCGGGTCTCCAGGTCGAGTTGGTGCCTGTCACCACCGAGGCGGACCGCTGGCACGGCGACCTGTCCAAGCTCGGCGGGAAGGGCCTGTTCGTCAAGCAGATCGACGTCATGCTCCAGCGCGGCGAGGTCGACCTGGCCGTCCACTGCGTGAAGGACGTCCCCGGCGACACCCCGCTGCCCGAGGGCCTGGTCTTCGCGGCCCACCTCCCGCGCGACGACGTCCGCGACGTCCTCCTCTTCCCCGAGGGCTCCGCGCTGCGGACCCTCGACGACCTCCCGGCCGGCGCCACCGTGGCGACCTCGGCCGTACGCCGCAAGGCCCAACTCCACCGGCTCCGCCCGGACCTCGAGGTCGTCCGGGTACGAGGCGCCGTCGGCACCCGCATCGACACGCTCGACGGCAGGAAACAGTCCGGCAGCCAACCGGACGCCATGATCCTCGCGTCCTCCGGCCTGGCCCGGCTGGAGCTGACCCACCGCGGCCGCCAGGTCTTCACCGTCCAGGAGATCCTGCCGGCCGTCGGCTCGGGCGCCCTCGGCCTGGAGTGCCGCCACGACGACGGCCCCACCGCCGGCCTGCTGTCCCGCCTCGACCACGAGCGGACGACGGCCGAGATCACCGCCGAACGCGCCATGCTCCACGACCTGCGCGGCCACTGCAACAGCCCCATCGCCGGCCACTGCACCACCGCACCCGACGGAGCGCTCACCCTGCGCGGCATGGTCTTCTCCGCCGACGGCTCCACCTCCGTCCACACCCACCTCACCGCCGGCGCCACGGACACCCCCGCCACCCTCGGCGCCCGCGCCGCCGCGGACCTCCTCCAGCAGGGCGGCGCCGAGATCATCCTCGCCATTCCCCACTGA
- a CDS encoding PPOX class F420-dependent oxidoreductase, producing the protein MAPNIATTTKVGLDELLEFIRPRHQAILLTTRADGRPQGSPLTCGVDDSGRIVISTYPERAKARNVKRDPRVSVIVLSDSFGDAWVQVDGSAEVLDIPESVEPLVEYFRNISGEHPDWAEYREAMVRQGKSIIRITPERWGPIATGGFPARLA; encoded by the coding sequence ATGGCTCCCAACATCGCCACCACCACCAAAGTCGGCCTCGACGAACTGCTGGAGTTCATCCGGCCGCGGCACCAGGCCATCCTGCTCACCACCCGCGCGGACGGCCGCCCGCAGGGCTCGCCGCTCACCTGCGGGGTCGACGACTCCGGGCGGATCGTGATCTCGACCTACCCCGAGCGGGCCAAGGCCCGCAACGTCAAGCGCGACCCGCGGGTCAGCGTGATCGTGCTGTCCGACTCCTTCGGCGACGCGTGGGTCCAGGTCGACGGCAGCGCCGAAGTGCTGGACATCCCCGAGTCCGTGGAACCCCTGGTGGAGTACTTCCGGAACATCTCCGGCGAGCACCCCGACTGGGCGGAGTACCGCGAGGCCATGGTCCGGCAGGGCAAGTCCATCATCCGCATCACCCCCGAGCGGTGGGGGCCGATCGCGACCGGTGGCTTCCCGGCCCGCCTCGCCTGA
- a CDS encoding bifunctional glycosyltransferase family 2/GtrA family protein: MRTTLGNLPARRHLPVTGAVHPSDAATRPTTGAPRVPPVPVAPVLDVVVPVYNEEAGLGPGVRRLHAHLVDTFPYPFRITIADNASTDRTPAIAARLAAELPEVESFRLEQKGRGLALRTVWTASDAPVLAYMDVDLSTDLNALLPLVAPLISGHSDLAIGSRLAQSSRVVRGAKREFISRTYNLILRGSLAAHFSDAQCGFKAIRADVAQRLLPMVEDAGWFFDTEMLVLAERAGLRIHEVPVDWIDDPNSSVDLVRTATADLRGVWRVGRALATGRLALDRLRRPFGEDPRDRELPGVPPGLARQLVGFCAIGVLSTVVYLALYFLFRGAMDSQLANALALLLSALGNTAANRRLTFGVRGPARAVRHQAQGLVVFAIGLALTSGSLAALHTAAPHPAHRTELAVLVAANLAATVLRFLLFRAWLFPDRTDQYGRDAGTVPESRADLAAPGDHDGRADRAGQADFDDFDDRDDHDLRSAR; this comes from the coding sequence ATGCGAACCACTCTCGGCAATCTGCCCGCCCGTCGGCACCTGCCGGTCACGGGCGCAGTACATCCGTCCGACGCCGCGACCCGCCCGACCACCGGCGCACCACGCGTGCCCCCCGTGCCCGTCGCGCCGGTGCTCGACGTCGTCGTCCCCGTCTACAACGAGGAGGCCGGCCTCGGCCCCGGCGTGCGCCGGCTGCACGCGCACCTCGTCGACACGTTCCCGTACCCGTTCCGGATCACCATCGCGGACAACGCCAGCACCGACCGGACCCCCGCGATCGCCGCGCGGCTCGCCGCCGAGCTGCCCGAGGTCGAGTCGTTCCGGCTGGAGCAGAAGGGGCGCGGGCTGGCGCTGCGCACCGTGTGGACCGCCTCGGACGCGCCGGTGCTGGCGTACATGGACGTGGACCTGTCCACCGACCTCAACGCCCTGCTGCCGCTGGTCGCCCCGCTGATCTCCGGCCACTCCGACCTCGCGATCGGCTCGCGCCTCGCGCAGTCCTCGCGGGTGGTGCGCGGCGCCAAGCGGGAGTTCATCTCGCGTACCTACAACCTGATCCTGCGCGGCTCGCTCGCCGCGCACTTCTCCGACGCGCAGTGCGGCTTCAAGGCGATCCGCGCGGACGTCGCGCAGCGGCTGCTGCCGATGGTGGAGGACGCCGGCTGGTTCTTCGACACGGAGATGCTGGTGCTCGCCGAACGCGCCGGGCTGCGCATCCACGAGGTGCCGGTGGACTGGATCGACGACCCGAACAGCAGCGTGGACCTGGTGCGGACCGCCACCGCCGACCTGCGCGGCGTCTGGCGGGTCGGCCGGGCACTGGCCACCGGGCGGCTCGCGCTCGACCGGCTGCGCAGGCCGTTCGGGGAGGACCCGCGCGACCGCGAACTGCCGGGTGTGCCGCCCGGGTTGGCCCGCCAGCTGGTCGGGTTCTGCGCGATCGGCGTGCTGAGCACGGTCGTCTACCTCGCGCTGTACTTCCTCTTCCGCGGCGCGATGGACTCCCAACTCGCCAACGCGCTGGCCCTGTTGCTGTCCGCACTCGGCAACACCGCCGCCAACCGGCGGCTCACCTTCGGGGTGCGCGGCCCGGCCCGGGCGGTCCGCCACCAGGCCCAGGGGCTGGTGGTGTTCGCCATCGGCCTCGCGCTGACCAGCGGTTCGCTCGCCGCCCTGCACACCGCGGCGCCGCACCCCGCGCACCGCACCGAACTCGCCGTCCTGGTCGCGGCGAACCTCGCCGCCACCGTGCTGCGGTTCCTGCTCTTCCGCGCCTGGCTCTTCCCCGACCGCACCGACCAGTACGGCCGCGACGCCGGCACCGTCCCCGAGAGCCGCGCCGACTTGGCCGCCCCCGGCGACCACGATGGACGTGCCGACCGTGCAGGCCAGGCGGACTTCGACGACTTCGACGACCGCGACGACCACGACCTGAGGAGCGCCCGATGA
- a CDS encoding sensor histidine kinase yields MTRPAPTAPHAYGPAPQAGPGPGAGPGTSPGTGPGATPGTGSTRAPGATAPPRPRGRPHRGRWAPRRWSLRRRLVASCVALVAVVCAVIGAVTIFALHDFLYGQLDAKVHDTAVRADGPRPDQATPGQSAPGDRGALGPTGHGRATDMPRSIPFVFLAGGGQPGETVGATVSSTGTVTEAAVSATSPSTGQLVADDLTAKQAAAFAGVPRDGKPHNVTVPGLGDYRVESAAPADDGSTILVGLSTAGTEDTLSTLLWVEVSVAAAGLVAAGLAGAALMRIALQPLRRVAATATRVSELPLHRGEVAPLSRVPESDTDPRTEFGQVGAALNRMLGHVGSALHARQESETRVRRFVADASHELRTPLASIRGYAELTRRGQEPVGPDTRHALGRIESEAARMTTLVEDLLLLARLDAGRPVDRTETDLSPLVVDAVSDARAAGRDHDWRLELPDEPATVHGDAPRLQQVLTNLLANARTHTPPGTTITARVSRRPSDVVLQVQDDGPGIPPELRRHVFERFARGDASRSRSAGSTGLGLAIVHSVVAAHGGTVEVASVPGRTVFTVTLPATEVPAKGGAPGSGGPEAGGPGSGVPGSAVPGPAVSAPPAAAVRGAVGPPARASRGTHGTHIPPAPTDS; encoded by the coding sequence GTGACCCGCCCCGCGCCGACCGCACCCCACGCGTACGGCCCGGCCCCGCAGGCCGGACCGGGCCCCGGCGCGGGTCCTGGCACGAGTCCTGGCACGGGCCCCGGCGCGACCCCCGGCACCGGCTCGACCCGCGCCCCCGGCGCCACGGCGCCCCCCCGCCCGCGCGGCCGGCCGCACCGCGGGCGCTGGGCGCCGCGGCGCTGGTCCCTGCGCCGCCGCCTGGTCGCCTCCTGCGTCGCGCTGGTCGCGGTGGTCTGCGCGGTGATCGGCGCGGTGACGATATTCGCGCTGCACGACTTCCTGTACGGGCAGCTGGACGCCAAGGTGCACGACACCGCGGTGCGCGCCGACGGCCCGCGCCCCGACCAGGCCACCCCCGGCCAGAGCGCCCCCGGCGACCGGGGCGCGCTGGGCCCGACCGGCCACGGCAGGGCCACCGACATGCCCCGCAGCATCCCCTTCGTCTTCCTCGCCGGCGGCGGCCAGCCGGGCGAGACGGTCGGCGCGACCGTCAGCTCCACCGGCACCGTCACCGAGGCCGCGGTCAGCGCCACCAGCCCCAGCACCGGCCAGCTCGTCGCCGACGACCTCACCGCGAAGCAGGCCGCGGCCTTCGCCGGCGTGCCGCGCGACGGCAAGCCGCACAACGTGACCGTCCCCGGCCTCGGGGACTACCGGGTCGAGTCGGCCGCGCCCGCCGACGACGGCAGCACCATCCTGGTCGGCCTGAGCACCGCGGGCACCGAGGACACCCTGTCCACCCTCCTGTGGGTGGAGGTCTCGGTCGCCGCCGCCGGGCTCGTCGCGGCCGGGCTGGCCGGCGCCGCGCTGATGCGGATCGCCCTGCAACCCCTGCGCCGGGTCGCCGCCACGGCCACCCGGGTCTCCGAACTGCCGCTGCACCGCGGTGAGGTGGCCCCGCTGAGCCGGGTGCCGGAGTCGGACACCGACCCGCGCACCGAGTTCGGCCAGGTCGGCGCCGCCCTCAACCGGATGCTCGGGCACGTCGGTTCCGCGCTGCACGCCCGCCAGGAGAGCGAGACCCGGGTCCGGCGCTTCGTCGCCGACGCCAGCCACGAACTGCGCACCCCGCTCGCCTCCATCCGCGGCTACGCCGAGCTGACCCGCCGCGGCCAGGAGCCGGTCGGGCCCGACACCCGGCACGCGCTCGGCCGGATCGAGTCCGAGGCGGCCCGGATGACCACGCTCGTCGAGGACCTGCTGCTGCTGGCCCGGCTCGACGCGGGCCGCCCGGTCGACCGCACCGAGACCGACCTGTCCCCGCTGGTGGTGGACGCGGTCAGCGATGCCCGCGCGGCCGGCCGCGACCACGACTGGCGGCTGGAACTGCCCGACGAGCCCGCGACCGTGCACGGCGACGCGCCGCGCCTGCAGCAGGTGCTCACCAACCTCCTCGCCAACGCCCGCACCCACACCCCGCCCGGCACGACCATCACCGCGCGGGTGTCGCGCCGCCCGTCCGACGTCGTGCTCCAGGTCCAGGACGACGGCCCCGGCATCCCGCCCGAACTGCGCCGGCACGTCTTCGAGCGGTTCGCCCGCGGCGACGCCTCCCGCTCCCGCTCGGCGGGCAGCACGGGACTGGGCCTGGCCATCGTGCACTCGGTGGTCGCCGCGCACGGCGGCACCGTGGAGGTCGCGTCCGTCCCGGGCCGTACGGTCTTCACCGTCACGCTGCCCGCCACCGAGGTGCCCGCGAAGGGCGGAGCGCCGGGTTCGGGCGGACCGGAAGCGGGTGGGCCGGGTTCAGGTGTGCCGGGATCAGCCGTGCCCGGTCCGGCCGTATCGGCGCCGCCCGCAGCGGCCGTGCGGGGTGCCGTCGGGCCGCCCGCGCGCGCCTCACGGGGGACGCATGGCACGCACATCCCACCCGCACCAACGGACTCATAG